Proteins co-encoded in one Synechococcus elongatus PCC 6301 genomic window:
- a CDS encoding BCD family MFS transporter — protein MVESQPLPPSLSLWTMLRLGLFQASLGVMSILTLGVLNRVMIDELRLPALLVAGAIAMHQFVAPVRVWFGQLSDTRPLWGLHRSGYIWLGSATFCLVASLAVRLVWPLAASFEQSGWGGNTWLYAIALGLSFALYGVAISASSTPFAALLVDVTDERTRPKLVSIVWSMLMVGIVIGGITTGILLKSVGAESSLPEIQGSLQQLFTVVPLLVFGTILLATVGVERRYSGFAERSQSRDREDSITLGRALRVLTASRQTGFFFGFLAVLTFSLFLQEAILEPYAGQVFGFSVGQSSQLNAYWGFGTLIGTAVTGFLVVPKLGKERTAQVGCGLSALCFCLIIAAGWGPWPSLLRSAIVLFGLGAGIATSGSIILMLDFTLAETAGTFIGAWGLAQALSRAVATVSGGAILIWANWGSRQKHWLLAEPPCSRLTP, from the coding sequence ATGGTTGAGTCGCAGCCTTTGCCGCCTTCCCTCAGTCTGTGGACGATGTTGCGGCTAGGGCTGTTTCAAGCCTCCCTTGGCGTGATGTCGATTCTGACGCTGGGGGTGCTCAACCGCGTCATGATCGATGAGCTCCGGCTGCCGGCGTTACTAGTCGCGGGTGCGATCGCCATGCATCAGTTTGTGGCACCGGTGCGGGTCTGGTTCGGGCAACTCTCGGATACTCGCCCGCTGTGGGGCTTGCATCGTAGCGGCTACATCTGGCTGGGCAGTGCCACATTTTGCCTAGTGGCTAGTCTGGCAGTGCGCTTGGTCTGGCCCTTAGCCGCCAGTTTTGAGCAAAGCGGCTGGGGCGGGAATACCTGGCTCTATGCGATCGCCCTGGGATTATCCTTTGCCCTGTACGGTGTGGCCATCAGTGCTAGTTCGACACCCTTCGCGGCGCTGCTGGTGGATGTCACGGATGAGCGCACCCGACCCAAGTTAGTCAGTATTGTCTGGTCAATGCTGATGGTGGGGATTGTAATCGGCGGGATCACGACGGGTATTTTGCTCAAGTCGGTTGGAGCCGAATCATCACTGCCTGAAATCCAAGGCTCGCTGCAGCAGCTATTTACCGTGGTGCCGCTCCTGGTGTTTGGCACAATTCTGCTGGCAACGGTGGGGGTAGAGCGGCGCTATTCTGGTTTTGCAGAGCGATCGCAAAGCCGCGATCGCGAGGACAGCATCACTCTCGGTCGTGCCCTGCGGGTTCTGACGGCGAGTCGCCAAACCGGCTTCTTCTTCGGGTTTTTGGCGGTCCTGACCTTCAGCCTGTTCTTGCAGGAGGCGATTCTGGAACCCTACGCCGGTCAAGTCTTTGGCTTTAGTGTCGGGCAATCCTCGCAGCTCAATGCCTACTGGGGTTTTGGCACCTTGATCGGTACGGCAGTGACCGGATTTTTGGTGGTGCCCAAATTGGGGAAAGAACGGACCGCTCAGGTCGGCTGTGGTCTGAGTGCGCTCTGCTTCTGTCTGATCATTGCGGCGGGTTGGGGGCCTTGGCCCAGTTTGTTGCGATCGGCGATCGTGCTGTTTGGTCTCGGGGCTGGCATTGCTACCAGTGGCTCGATCATCCTGATGCTGGATTTCACCTTGGCCGAGACGGCTGGAACCTTCATTGGCGCTTGGGGACTGGCCCAAGCTCTGTCCCGCGCTGTGGCCACGGTCAGCGGTGGGGCGATTTTGATTTGGGCAAATTGGGGCTCTCGGCAGAAGCACTGGCTGCTGGCGGAGCCGCCTTGTTCCCGGCTTACGCCCTAG
- a CDS encoding TolC family protein produces the protein MAAFLYRLSFLSALAIAAHGVTPPTAIAELAEATTAEPTPTVAQATTPPATTPTTTPAPGPVKEVVPDANLLKELQANPNPFQLPNQPNQVKTEALQPLTLEQALNLARLNNPQIQVRQLQVQQRQAALRGTEAALYPTLGLQGTAGYQQNGTRLNVTEGTPTQPTGSSLFTTLGESSIRATLNLNYTIFDFVRGAQLAASRDQVTQAELDLEAALEDLQLTVSEAYYRLQNADQLVRIARESVVASERSLKDAEALFRAGVGTQFDVLRQQVQLAQDQQNLVDSIGNQDKARRALVQALNLPQNVNVLTADPVELAAPWNLSLDESIVLAFQNRPELEREVLQRNISYNQAQAARGQVLPQLGLQASYGVNGAINSNLRSGSQALTFPSPTLTNTSSYNYSIGLVLNVPLFDGGLANANAQQQELNGQIAEQNFVLTRNQIRTDVETAFYDLQTNLANIGTTRKAVEQAREALRLARLRFQAGVGTQTEVIDSQRDLTRAEANALNAITAYNLALARIKRAVSNVNNLARAGG, from the coding sequence ATGGCTGCTTTTCTCTACCGTCTCTCTTTTCTGAGCGCTCTGGCGATCGCAGCTCATGGTGTGACCCCCCCTACCGCGATCGCAGAGCTGGCTGAGGCAACCACAGCGGAGCCAACCCCTACAGTCGCTCAGGCCACCACACCACCTGCGACGACACCGACGACCACTCCAGCACCGGGTCCGGTCAAGGAAGTTGTTCCTGACGCAAATCTACTCAAAGAGCTGCAGGCGAATCCCAATCCTTTCCAGCTACCCAATCAACCCAATCAAGTCAAAACCGAGGCGCTTCAGCCCCTGACCTTGGAACAGGCCCTCAACCTAGCTCGCCTCAATAACCCTCAGATTCAAGTTCGGCAGCTACAGGTTCAACAACGACAGGCCGCTCTACGGGGCACCGAAGCAGCGCTCTACCCAACCTTGGGGCTTCAAGGCACTGCCGGCTATCAACAAAATGGAACCAGACTAAACGTGACTGAGGGCACTCCCACTCAGCCCACAGGCAGCAGTCTCTTCACGACCTTGGGCGAAAGCTCGATTAGAGCCACCCTCAACCTCAATTACACGATTTTTGATTTTGTTCGGGGGGCCCAGCTCGCTGCCAGCCGCGACCAAGTCACCCAAGCAGAGCTGGATCTCGAAGCGGCCCTTGAGGATTTACAGCTCACGGTTTCCGAGGCCTATTACCGCCTGCAGAATGCGGACCAGCTCGTTCGGATTGCCCGCGAGTCAGTCGTTGCCTCTGAACGTAGCTTGAAGGATGCCGAAGCCCTGTTCCGCGCTGGAGTCGGGACTCAATTCGATGTGTTGCGCCAACAGGTTCAGCTTGCCCAAGACCAACAAAACTTGGTTGACAGCATCGGCAACCAGGACAAAGCCCGCCGCGCCCTAGTCCAGGCTCTCAACCTGCCGCAAAACGTCAATGTTTTGACGGCGGACCCCGTGGAGCTGGCCGCACCCTGGAATCTCAGCCTCGATGAGAGTATCGTGCTCGCCTTCCAAAATCGTCCGGAACTAGAGCGAGAAGTGCTGCAGCGCAACATTAGCTACAACCAAGCCCAGGCAGCGCGGGGCCAAGTGTTACCGCAGTTGGGCCTGCAGGCATCCTATGGCGTCAATGGGGCGATTAACAGCAACCTTCGCAGTGGTAGCCAAGCGCTCACCTTCCCGTCACCGACCCTCACCAATACCAGCAGCTACAACTATTCGATTGGTTTGGTGCTAAACGTGCCGCTATTTGATGGCGGTCTGGCCAATGCCAACGCCCAGCAACAGGAACTGAACGGCCAAATTGCCGAGCAGAACTTTGTTCTGACTCGTAACCAAATTCGGACGGACGTGGAGACGGCTTTCTACGATCTCCAGACCAACTTGGCCAATATTGGCACGACCCGTAAGGCGGTTGAGCAGGCTCGGGAAGCGCTACGGTTGGCACGGCTCCGCTTCCAAGCCGGTGTTGGTACTCAGACGGAAGTGATTGATTCGCAGCGAGATCTAACAAGAGCTGAAGCTAACGCCCTCAACGCGATCACGGCCTACAACTTGGCGCTGGCACGGATCAAACGGGCCGTCAGCAACGTCAACAATCTGGCACGTGCGGGGGGCTGA
- the ald gene encoding alanine dehydrogenase produces MDIGVPRELKDQEFRVGLSPASVRALALQGHQIWIEQGAGVGSGFQDEDYLLAGAKVVATATEAWQHPLVVKVKEPLPAEYDYLRPDLLLFTYLHLAADRPLTERLLASGTTAIAYETVTARNGSLPLLMPMSRIAGRLSVQFGARFLERQQGGRGVLLGGVPGVSPGTVMILGGGIVGTEAAKMAIGLGAKVQIVDINVERLAELEALFGSRVELLYSSPAEIEARVPQADLLIGAVLVPGRRAPILVNRDLIAQMRPGSVVVDVAVDQGGCVETLRPTSHSQPIYLEAGVVHYGVPNMPGAVPWTATQALNNSTLPYVQAIAAQGLASCDRDPGLAEGLNVAQGVLTHPAIAAALPDLPCR; encoded by the coding sequence ATGGACATCGGAGTGCCGCGTGAGCTCAAGGATCAAGAATTTCGGGTGGGACTGAGCCCTGCTAGTGTGCGGGCTTTAGCCCTACAGGGGCACCAGATCTGGATCGAGCAAGGGGCGGGTGTCGGTTCCGGGTTTCAGGACGAGGATTATTTACTGGCTGGGGCCAAGGTGGTCGCCACAGCTACCGAGGCCTGGCAACACCCCCTAGTTGTCAAGGTTAAGGAGCCCCTGCCAGCAGAGTACGACTATCTGCGGCCTGATCTGCTGCTCTTCACCTACCTGCACCTCGCCGCCGATCGCCCACTAACAGAGCGCCTCCTAGCCAGCGGAACCACTGCGATCGCCTACGAAACCGTGACCGCCCGCAATGGCAGCTTGCCCCTACTGATGCCGATGAGCCGGATTGCCGGACGGCTGTCGGTACAATTTGGCGCTCGTTTCCTAGAGCGGCAGCAAGGCGGACGGGGGGTTTTGCTCGGCGGGGTTCCCGGCGTTAGCCCTGGCACTGTCATGATTCTGGGCGGCGGGATTGTTGGGACTGAAGCAGCCAAGATGGCGATCGGATTGGGGGCCAAAGTTCAAATAGTCGACATTAATGTTGAGCGGCTAGCAGAACTAGAGGCCCTGTTTGGCTCCCGCGTCGAATTGCTCTATAGCAGTCCTGCGGAAATTGAAGCCCGTGTACCGCAGGCCGATTTACTGATCGGAGCCGTCCTGGTACCCGGTCGACGCGCCCCGATTTTGGTGAACCGTGACCTGATTGCCCAGATGCGCCCCGGGTCAGTGGTGGTTGATGTCGCCGTCGATCAAGGGGGCTGTGTGGAAACCCTACGTCCCACTAGTCATAGCCAACCGATCTACCTCGAAGCGGGAGTCGTCCACTACGGCGTACCCAATATGCCAGGGGCGGTGCCTTGGACGGCCACCCAAGCGCTGAACAACAGCACCCTGCCCTATGTTCAAGCGATCGCGGCCCAGGGCCTTGCCAGTTGTGATCGCGATCCAGGCCTGGCTGAGGGACTGAACGTCGCCCAGGGCGTCCTGACTCACCCTGCGATCGCGGCCGCTCTTCCTGACTTACCCTGCCGCTGA
- a CDS encoding chlorophyll a/b-binding protein has protein sequence MLEPTVTPHRDRPRFGFNETAEKLNGRLAMLAFVTLIAFELTTHEGFLHWLGLV, from the coding sequence ATGCTCGAACCTACTGTGACCCCCCACCGCGATCGCCCCCGCTTTGGCTTCAATGAGACTGCCGAAAAGCTGAACGGGCGTTTGGCGATGCTGGCCTTCGTCACCCTGATTGCTTTTGAACTCACGACGCACGAGGGCTTCCTGCATTGGCTCGGTCTGGTCTAG
- the rlmN gene encoding 23S rRNA (adenine(2503)-C(2))-methyltransferase RlmN, which translates to MTDATPLLGRSLPELQDWVVAQGQPSYRAKQLYQWLYERSIHNLAEISVFPKAWRQSLQAVPVGRSQIVDRSVSPSGSIKYLLRLHDGEIIEAVGIPSGDRLTVCVSSQLGCAMACDFCATGKGGFRRHLAPHEIIDQVLTVQEDWQQRVSNIVFMGMGEPLLNLDAVLAAIRCLNQDIGIGQRGITVSTVGIPGHIRRLAETKRVGDRPLQFTLAVSLHAPNQAIRDRLIPSSRHYPITDLLQECRDYVQITGRRVTFEYILLAGLNDQPEQAEQLAQLLRGFQSHVNLIPCNPIDEVEYQRPSKARVDAFADALRQQRVAVTVRWSKGLGADAACGQLRANRSTATLPA; encoded by the coding sequence GTGACTGATGCTACCCCTTTGCTGGGGCGATCGCTCCCAGAACTACAGGACTGGGTCGTGGCACAGGGGCAGCCAAGCTATCGGGCCAAGCAACTGTACCAATGGCTCTACGAGCGGAGCATTCACAATTTGGCGGAGATTAGCGTCTTCCCCAAGGCTTGGCGGCAGAGTTTGCAAGCGGTGCCGGTGGGGCGATCGCAAATTGTCGATCGCAGTGTTTCCCCTAGCGGCTCCATTAAATACCTACTGCGGCTCCACGATGGCGAAATTATTGAAGCGGTCGGCATTCCCTCGGGCGATCGCCTGACGGTCTGTGTCTCATCGCAGCTGGGTTGTGCCATGGCCTGCGATTTTTGTGCCACGGGCAAAGGCGGCTTCCGGCGGCATCTAGCGCCCCACGAAATCATCGATCAGGTGTTGACTGTTCAGGAAGACTGGCAACAACGGGTCAGCAATATTGTCTTTATGGGGATGGGCGAGCCTTTGCTCAACCTCGATGCTGTGCTGGCGGCGATTCGCTGCCTCAACCAAGACATCGGTATTGGCCAGCGCGGAATCACCGTCTCGACTGTCGGCATCCCCGGCCACATTCGCCGCTTAGCAGAAACCAAACGGGTGGGCGATCGCCCCCTGCAATTCACCTTGGCGGTCAGTCTCCACGCCCCCAACCAAGCGATCCGCGATCGCCTGATTCCCAGCTCACGCCACTACCCAATCACCGACTTGCTGCAGGAATGCCGCGACTATGTTCAGATCACGGGGCGGCGAGTCACCTTCGAGTACATTCTGCTGGCGGGGCTAAACGATCAGCCCGAGCAGGCAGAACAACTAGCCCAGCTCCTCCGGGGGTTCCAGAGTCACGTCAACCTCATCCCTTGCAACCCCATTGATGAGGTTGAATATCAACGCCCCAGCAAAGCGCGGGTGGATGCCTTTGCCGACGCCCTGCGTCAACAGCGGGTAGCGGTCACAGTGCGCTGGTCTAAAGGTCTTGGCGCCGATGCCGCCTGTGGTCAGCTGCGAGCCAACCGTTCCACCGCGACGCTCCCTGCCTAG
- a CDS encoding sodium:solute symporter family protein, protein MQLLDWLVIGLYLILSLVIGLYFARRASRGIEDFFLSGRSLPWWLSGASMAATTFSVDTPLYVAGLVGTRGIAGNWEWWCFGLAHVSLIYVFARLWRRSEIMTDAELTELRYGGQTAAWLRGIKAFLFAVPINCIGIGYAILAMTKTIEALGIWDSLGLDVGENGRLWSVIAICALVLAYAGVSGLWGVVVTDFVQLLLALLGALVVAASAVSSLGGMSALVERLQSSGLERSLDFLPFRWSGGSFDWTESAGLTTTTFLAYLGLQWWTFRRSDGGGEFIQRLAASRTEGDAVKAVWLFNIINYVVRTWPWVIVGLAALVIYPNLSDRELGYPKLMLDFLPPGLLGLVVASLLAAFMSTVSTSINWGASYLTNDLYRRFWRPQATAAELVTVGRLASVAVTVLGAVTAFFSNDVGTVFRLVIAIGTGPGVVLILRWYWWRINAAAELAAMLAGFIVGLSTSVLPWLQIPDFGLRLLVTTLISAAIWVTVMLLTPPESEAVLQQFYVRIRPGGPGWRRQQQASGLDSLQDLRIDGLRILAASCLLFGSMFSVGGFLLFQPLRGWLASLTAVIGGVWLRQLSRHRLPTPLSKLPS, encoded by the coding sequence ATGCAGCTTCTGGATTGGTTGGTCATCGGCCTCTATTTAATACTCAGCTTGGTCATCGGCCTCTACTTTGCCCGCCGAGCCTCGCGGGGAATTGAAGACTTTTTCCTGTCGGGGCGATCGCTGCCTTGGTGGCTGTCGGGAGCCAGTATGGCCGCCACCACCTTCTCGGTGGATACGCCACTTTATGTCGCCGGTCTGGTCGGAACGCGGGGCATCGCCGGTAACTGGGAATGGTGGTGCTTTGGTCTGGCACACGTCAGCCTGATCTACGTCTTTGCCCGTCTATGGCGGCGATCGGAGATTATGACCGATGCGGAGCTGACGGAACTGCGCTACGGCGGTCAGACAGCTGCTTGGTTGCGCGGCATCAAAGCTTTTCTGTTCGCCGTGCCGATCAACTGCATAGGCATTGGCTACGCGATTCTGGCGATGACCAAGACGATTGAGGCCTTGGGCATTTGGGACAGTTTGGGCCTCGATGTCGGTGAAAATGGCCGCCTTTGGAGTGTGATCGCCATCTGTGCGCTGGTGCTGGCCTACGCTGGCGTGTCGGGTCTTTGGGGTGTTGTCGTCACTGATTTTGTGCAGTTGCTACTGGCGCTGTTGGGGGCGTTGGTGGTGGCGGCGAGTGCTGTCAGCAGCTTGGGCGGTATGTCCGCCTTGGTGGAACGGCTGCAGAGCAGTGGTCTGGAGCGATCGCTCGATTTCCTGCCCTTCCGCTGGAGTGGCGGTAGTTTTGACTGGACCGAAAGTGCAGGTCTGACCACCACGACCTTCTTGGCCTATCTGGGGCTGCAGTGGTGGACCTTCCGTCGCAGTGATGGCGGTGGGGAATTTATTCAGCGACTAGCGGCCTCGCGCACAGAAGGCGATGCGGTCAAGGCGGTTTGGCTGTTCAACATCATTAACTATGTGGTGCGGACTTGGCCCTGGGTGATTGTTGGGCTCGCCGCCTTGGTGATCTACCCCAACCTCAGCGATCGCGAGTTGGGTTATCCCAAGTTGATGCTGGACTTTCTGCCGCCGGGTCTGTTGGGACTGGTTGTCGCTTCCCTGCTGGCGGCGTTCATGAGCACTGTTTCGACATCGATCAACTGGGGCGCCTCTTATCTGACCAATGACCTTTACCGCCGCTTTTGGCGACCCCAGGCGACAGCAGCAGAACTGGTGACCGTCGGGCGGCTGGCGTCGGTCGCTGTGACGGTGTTGGGAGCAGTGACTGCCTTCTTTAGCAACGATGTCGGCACGGTCTTCCGCTTGGTGATTGCGATCGGGACTGGCCCTGGTGTCGTGCTGATTTTGCGCTGGTACTGGTGGCGGATCAATGCAGCGGCGGAATTGGCGGCGATGCTGGCCGGCTTTATCGTCGGGCTCTCCACCTCCGTTCTGCCCTGGCTGCAAATTCCTGACTTTGGTCTGCGGCTCCTAGTAACGACCCTGATTTCTGCGGCGATTTGGGTGACGGTGATGCTATTGACCCCGCCCGAATCAGAAGCCGTGTTGCAGCAGTTTTATGTTCGGATTCGTCCGGGTGGCCCAGGCTGGCGACGGCAACAACAGGCCTCGGGGCTGGATTCGCTGCAGGATCTGCGCATTGATGGACTGCGGATTCTGGCCGCTTCGTGCCTGTTATTCGGCAGTATGTTCAGTGTTGGGGGCTTCCTGCTCTTTCAACCCCTGAGGGGCTGGCTTGCGTCGCTGACTGCCGTGATTGGTGGTGTTTGGTTACGGCAGCTCAGTCGTCATCGTCTTCCTACGCCGCTTTCCAAGTTGCCCTCATGA
- a CDS encoding GNAT family N-acetyltransferase, giving the protein MAVALPAGYDWQLGHPCDRTQLLDYLQASVRESLGSASPLGHLSSTLDRFLSRETPIWWVVTARDRQIVGGLWAGRSQEQRRGDRQTHVFLVYVEPSHRRRGLATALLMQAEEWARAQGDRGLSLQVYADNPGAIALYQRAGFSVESLNLSKPL; this is encoded by the coding sequence GTGGCGGTAGCGTTGCCCGCTGGCTATGACTGGCAGCTGGGGCATCCTTGCGATCGCACTCAGCTGTTGGACTATTTGCAGGCTAGCGTGCGGGAGAGTCTGGGATCTGCCTCGCCCCTAGGCCACCTCAGCTCAACCCTCGATCGCTTTCTCAGCCGCGAAACCCCGATCTGGTGGGTGGTGACGGCTCGCGATCGCCAAATCGTGGGGGGGCTTTGGGCCGGGCGATCGCAGGAACAGCGACGGGGCGATCGCCAAACCCATGTTTTTCTGGTCTACGTCGAGCCAAGTCATCGCCGCCGAGGACTGGCGACTGCTCTTTTGATGCAGGCCGAAGAGTGGGCGCGGGCACAAGGCGATCGCGGCCTCAGTCTTCAGGTCTATGCTGACAATCCCGGAGCGATCGCCCTTTACCAACGCGCTGGTTTTAGTGTCGAGAGCCTGAATCTCAGTAAGCCCCTGTAG
- a CDS encoding HEAT repeat domain-containing protein: protein MRSDDLYLIEDMETALADPLDQLLQAEDTTPPDPEVMLAQLQDANALNRLAAVRAFAALTEPKAIPALIKALDDSCSNIRTAAAYALGRNVSHQAVDVLIECLRHDQNDNVRKAIAWALGNYSDRRSIQPLIEALRRDIAPVRLWAASSLGNTAVVDYETVIGAVPSLIEALRRDAEADVRSNCAWALGQLCRPLPANIVYATVIDALIEALVEDEDLSVREDAKASLLQVGDARALQMIETLQQDGLLW from the coding sequence ATGCGTAGTGATGATCTCTACTTGATTGAGGACATGGAAACGGCCTTAGCCGACCCCCTCGATCAGCTCCTCCAAGCGGAAGACACCACCCCGCCAGATCCTGAAGTGATGCTGGCGCAGCTTCAGGATGCCAACGCCCTCAATCGTTTGGCAGCCGTTCGGGCTTTTGCGGCATTGACTGAGCCCAAGGCAATTCCTGCCCTGATCAAAGCGCTGGATGATAGCTGCTCCAATATCCGAACCGCCGCCGCCTATGCTTTGGGGCGCAACGTCAGCCACCAAGCTGTTGACGTTTTGATTGAGTGTCTGCGCCACGATCAGAACGACAATGTGCGGAAGGCCATCGCTTGGGCACTGGGCAACTATAGCGATCGCCGCTCGATTCAACCCCTGATTGAAGCCCTGCGCCGTGACATCGCCCCAGTTCGCCTCTGGGCAGCGAGTTCCTTGGGCAATACTGCCGTTGTCGACTACGAGACTGTCATCGGTGCTGTTCCTAGTCTGATTGAAGCCCTGCGCCGCGATGCGGAAGCGGATGTTCGCAGCAACTGCGCTTGGGCACTCGGTCAACTCTGCCGACCCCTACCGGCCAACATTGTCTATGCGACTGTCATTGACGCGTTGATTGAAGCGTTGGTCGAAGACGAGGATCTGAGCGTGCGCGAAGATGCCAAAGCCTCGCTGTTGCAGGTAGGTGATGCTCGCGCTTTGCAAATGATTGAAACGCTGCAGCAGGATGGCTTGCTCTGGTAA
- a CDS encoding DUF2997 domain-containing protein produces MTLETLEFVIHPDGRVEEQVTGIQGKHCTEITAEIEAQLGQVVTHQPSADYFANAVVVASVEQSTVH; encoded by the coding sequence ATGACCCTAGAAACGCTGGAATTTGTCATTCATCCCGATGGTCGGGTTGAAGAGCAAGTGACGGGGATTCAGGGTAAGCACTGTACAGAAATCACCGCAGAAATCGAAGCTCAGCTAGGGCAGGTTGTTACACACCAACCTTCAGCTGATTACTTTGCCAATGCTGTAGTGGTTGCATCAGTTGAGCAATCCACGGTCCATTGA
- a CDS encoding DUF1257 domain-containing protein, with product MSHFSRIKTQIRNLNFLQSALTDLGIDWKAGPVPVRGYQGQTETATVAIEQNNGYDIGFRWNGQEYELVADLQYWQQPLTVERFLSRVTQRYAYRTVLSTTADQGFQVAEEVKQADGSIRLVVQRWNG from the coding sequence ATGTCTCACTTCAGCCGCATCAAAACACAGATTCGTAACCTCAACTTTCTTCAGTCGGCATTGACAGACCTCGGCATCGACTGGAAAGCAGGGCCTGTGCCTGTGCGGGGCTACCAAGGACAAACAGAAACGGCCACGGTGGCGATCGAGCAAAACAATGGCTACGACATTGGCTTCCGCTGGAATGGCCAAGAGTATGAACTGGTGGCTGACCTGCAATATTGGCAGCAACCTCTGACGGTGGAGCGTTTCCTCAGCCGAGTTACCCAGCGCTACGCCTATCGCACAGTACTGTCGACCACGGCCGATCAAGGCTTCCAAGTAGCGGAAGAAGTGAAGCAGGCGGATGGTTCGATTCGCTTGGTCGTCCAGCGCTGGAATGGCTAA
- a CDS encoding ferredoxin, producing the protein MTTPDRSGLEPELGGSLRHGQARSGLEPELGGELRQKLVWVDEVTCIGCRYCSHVATNTFYIEPDYGRSRVVRQNGDPEELVQEAIDTCPVDCIHWVNPSELRQLEAERRNQVIMPLGFPQERSKQRRRT; encoded by the coding sequence ATGACGACGCCGGACCGTAGCGGGCTAGAACCAGAACTCGGAGGCAGTCTCCGTCATGGTCAAGCCCGCAGCGGCCTAGAGCCAGAGCTTGGGGGTGAGCTGCGTCAGAAATTAGTCTGGGTAGACGAAGTGACCTGCATCGGCTGCCGCTACTGTTCCCACGTTGCCACCAATACCTTCTACATCGAGCCGGACTACGGGCGATCGCGAGTGGTTCGGCAGAATGGTGACCCTGAAGAGCTCGTTCAAGAGGCGATTGATACCTGTCCCGTGGATTGCATCCACTGGGTCAATCCCAGCGAACTCCGTCAACTAGAAGCTGAACGTCGCAATCAAGTCATCATGCCGCTGGGCTTTCCCCAAGAGCGCTCGAAACAACGGCGACGAACTTAA
- a CDS encoding class I SAM-dependent methyltransferase produces the protein MSFSDHFSAVAASYAKARPRYPQRWFRYLARIVPDRQRVWDCATGNGQAAIALAEYFSEVIGSDASAAQVRQARSHPRVQYLVFPAEATPLAPASLDLITVAQAAHWFDLPQFYIEAQRLLRPGGVIALWGYGLGSLNPAIDHVFNHFYRDWLDPYWPPERQWVEQAYEGLSFPFEPLPTPTFSMQCDWTLFDLLAYLRTWSGVQQFQRQRGFDPVWAIAPELQRVWGDPQRYRRITWPLFAKVGRWQPDRVR, from the coding sequence GTGTCTTTCTCTGATCATTTCTCAGCGGTCGCAGCCAGCTATGCCAAGGCTCGGCCTCGCTATCCGCAGCGTTGGTTCCGCTACTTGGCGCGCATAGTACCCGATCGCCAGCGGGTTTGGGATTGCGCCACGGGCAATGGTCAAGCGGCGATCGCCCTTGCGGAATACTTCAGCGAAGTGATTGGCAGCGATGCCAGTGCTGCTCAAGTTCGACAGGCCCGATCGCATCCGCGCGTTCAGTATCTAGTCTTTCCGGCGGAAGCGACCCCTTTAGCACCTGCCAGTCTGGATTTAATCACCGTTGCTCAAGCGGCTCATTGGTTTGATCTGCCGCAGTTTTACATCGAGGCGCAACGGCTGCTACGCCCGGGCGGGGTGATTGCCCTCTGGGGCTACGGTCTAGGCAGCCTCAATCCGGCGATCGATCACGTCTTCAATCACTTTTATCGCGACTGGCTGGATCCCTATTGGCCCCCAGAACGGCAATGGGTGGAGCAAGCCTACGAGGGGCTCTCCTTCCCCTTTGAGCCGCTGCCGACGCCGACCTTTTCGATGCAGTGCGATTGGACCCTGTTCGATTTGTTGGCCTATCTGCGGACTTGGTCTGGGGTGCAGCAATTTCAACGGCAGCGCGGCTTCGATCCGGTCTGGGCGATCGCGCCAGAACTGCAACGGGTTTGGGGCGATCCCCAGCGCTATCGCCGCATCACTTGGCCCCTGTTTGCCAAGGTGGGTCGCTGGCAGCCCGATCGCGTTCGTTAG